Proteins found in one Candidatus Bathyarchaeota archaeon genomic segment:
- a CDS encoding ATP-binding protein, translating into MNKPEDKPVNPQCFTDFEGKFHARLAAVMPRYAGGDGGDSKVTGTSARYQCRVKIEYQKDLMGLLEEGMLLAVKNFKPSCEGAERYTLMEISRVWPEHFGLSGLSNHGYYPMQFEIIEQSAEDWQTDDKSTMMIQIDAIPINYDLIIKNGCTFEFVKGFSYPVVGSPIFVLNSEMINRMYNQKIAAQLGVDTAKSCEDARLDPRLGTIKMFEASQTKIPIYVDFEKLIRYHFGVFAFTGGGKSNLMSNVLRRIMLHTDNTKTVIFDISCEYAFLLLDVLADSNVNAKLIMEHRIDSIEQFYNSVVKPREYETDERTRDGLQAIMAQRKLSYYAKPKQVIPTYSQVMEELENIRKESTAKPVYINAIDAIHDDIRQFVEANGLSENQEVTEEFVTHLDVLAREAMESYKINEKAGLYAWATTRNKILDLFKKRENASDKTSEGLTVEGIRELLEDKTTNLVVISISDPYTIKELAIDLTRDLLVRRKRRFTVKPYILVVFDEAQEFISNKEGGIEGKCSSHVETLLRQGRKYGLGVCIATQRIAYLNTNALQQLHTYFVGTLPRPYDRMLVSDTFMIDKGILEKTLEFAPGEWLLSSYIATGMENVPIFIKADNAEKEIEKYLSKNRG; encoded by the coding sequence TTGAACAAACCAGAAGACAAACCAGTTAACCCCCAATGCTTCACAGATTTTGAAGGAAAATTTCACGCACGCTTAGCTGCGGTTATGCCCCGTTACGCTGGCGGCGACGGCGGAGACTCAAAAGTCACGGGCACCAGCGCACGCTACCAGTGCCGAGTCAAAATCGAATACCAAAAAGACCTCATGGGGCTCCTCGAAGAGGGCATGTTGCTTGCGGTTAAGAACTTTAAGCCTTCCTGCGAGGGCGCTGAACGCTACACGCTCATGGAAATCAGCCGCGTCTGGCCTGAACACTTCGGTTTGAGCGGTTTGAGCAACCATGGCTACTATCCGATGCAGTTTGAAATCATCGAGCAGTCTGCGGAGGATTGGCAAACCGACGACAAGTCTACGATGATGATTCAAATCGACGCCATCCCCATAAACTACGACCTCATCATCAAGAACGGCTGCACGTTCGAGTTCGTCAAAGGCTTCTCTTATCCAGTGGTCGGCAGTCCCATCTTTGTCTTAAACAGTGAAATGATTAACCGCATGTACAACCAAAAAATCGCCGCACAACTCGGTGTAGACACAGCAAAATCCTGCGAAGACGCACGGTTAGACCCACGGCTGGGCACGATAAAGATGTTTGAGGCAAGCCAAACCAAAATTCCCATTTACGTTGACTTTGAAAAGTTGATTCGCTACCACTTTGGCGTGTTCGCTTTTACAGGCGGCGGAAAAAGCAACCTCATGTCCAACGTGTTGCGCCGAATTATGCTTCACACTGATAATACTAAAACAGTTATTTTTGATATAAGCTGTGAATATGCGTTTCTATTACTTGATGTTCTTGCTGATTCTAACGTGAATGCCAAACTAATTATGGAGCATCGCATTGATTCGATTGAACAGTTTTACAACTCTGTCGTCAAACCACGGGAATATGAGACAGACGAACGTACTAGAGACGGCTTGCAGGCGATTATGGCTCAGCGTAAACTGTCTTACTATGCTAAGCCCAAGCAGGTGATCCCGACCTATTCCCAAGTAATGGAGGAGCTTGAGAATATACGCAAAGAATCCACTGCTAAGCCCGTCTACATAAACGCTATTGACGCCATTCACGACGATATTCGCCAGTTCGTTGAGGCTAACGGTCTCAGCGAGAACCAAGAGGTCACAGAGGAATTTGTCACCCACTTGGATGTTCTTGCTCGAGAAGCCATGGAAAGCTACAAAATCAATGAAAAAGCAGGTTTGTATGCGTGGGCAACAACAAGAAACAAAATTTTGGACTTATTTAAAAAACGAGAAAACGCTTCAGATAAAACCAGTGAGGGATTAACCGTTGAAGGCATCCGCGAGTTACTTGAAGACAAAACCACAAATCTAGTGGTTATTTCCATCTCAGACCCTTATACAATCAAAGAACTCGCAATTGACCTAACCCGAGACTTACTTGTAAGGCGAAAAAGACGTTTTACAGTGAAACCCTACATCTTAGTCGTTTTTGATGAGGCGCAGGAATTCATCAGCAACAAAGAAGGCGGCATAGAGGGCAAATGCTCAAGTCACGTGGAGACACTGCTCCGCCAAGGACGCAAGTATGGGCTCGGCGTCTGCATAGCCACCCAGCGAATCGCTTACTTAAACACTAACGCGCTCCAGCAGTTGCACACGTATTTTGTGGGCACGCTACCACGACCATACGACAGGATGCTGGTCAGCGACACCTTCATGATTGACAAAGGCATTCTGGAAAAAACGTTAGAGTTCGCGCCCGGTGAATGGTTACTGAGTAGCTACATTGCAACAGGCATGGAGAACGTGCCGATATTCATAAAAGCCGACAACGCTGAAAAAGAAATAGAAAAGTACCTATCAAAAAACCGCGGGTAA
- a CDS encoding pyridoxamine 5'-phosphate oxidase family protein has product MVEKLSKSDIAFIKQLPVGRLATATEDCEPVVRPVWPVFDGVYVYIASDPDTPKIEQIEANPQVSLVFDDYDRKNWSNFKGIRIQGEAEILWNGEEYRYAHDLLKEKYPEYQTEEGGWKEGEIPIIKITPTAFNKWASGSKF; this is encoded by the coding sequence ATGGTAGAAAAACTGTCAAAATCCGACATAGCATTCATAAAACAATTACCCGTGGGTCGCCTTGCCACAGCAACCGAAGACTGCGAGCCAGTAGTGCGTCCAGTCTGGCCTGTTTTCGACGGCGTGTACGTTTACATAGCTTCTGACCCTGACACACCTAAAATAGAACAGATAGAGGCAAACCCGCAAGTCTCCTTAGTTTTTGACGATTACGACCGAAAGAACTGGTCAAACTTTAAAGGCATCCGCATCCAAGGCGAAGCAGAAATTCTCTGGAATGGTGAAGAATACCGATATGCACATGACCTTCTCAAGGAAAAGTATCCAGAGTATCAAACTGAGGAAGGCGGCTGGAAAGAAGGCGAGATACCCATAATCAAAATTACACCCACCGCTTTTAATAAATGGGCTTCAGGCTCAAAATTCTAA
- a CDS encoding ferritin-like domain-containing protein, whose amino-acid sequence MAVKITPEYIDLLNQAVEREFKVSIQYFLQHAKMEKLIRRTLPENILLDKTTYDAIGKLLHDISITEMKHAAAIMERIYYLGGEATTKSSKPEIGNSISEFAKLDMKAEEEALNLYRKIIETSGQMGDWQTREMFEKIYREEEEHLFKFQEYTAFQDEVEEPSKVPLPEWRKIFTDDYYTLLNKAVAAEITGIIQYTNQHEKAALLALRMKKTPLEAIADTNKADVVSKLLKEIFLVEMQHLEKISERIYLVDGEATVNPDPLPVVGETVNDMLLLDHALESKAISLYREIIAEALKRGDTTTRRMFEEIVQQEEGHFWDFDDFVR is encoded by the coding sequence ATGGCTGTAAAAATAACACCAGAATATATTGACCTCTTAAACCAAGCGGTTGAACGCGAGTTCAAAGTTTCAATCCAATACTTCCTCCAACACGCAAAAATGGAAAAACTCATACGGCGAACCCTCCCAGAAAACATCCTATTAGACAAAACAACCTATGACGCAATCGGCAAGTTATTGCACGATATTTCGATAACAGAAATGAAGCATGCCGCAGCCATCATGGAACGCATATACTATCTCGGCGGAGAAGCAACCACAAAGTCCAGTAAACCCGAAATCGGCAACAGCATAAGCGAATTCGCAAAACTCGACATGAAAGCTGAAGAAGAAGCACTAAACCTGTACAGAAAAATAATAGAAACATCGGGGCAAATGGGCGATTGGCAAACCCGAGAAATGTTTGAGAAAATCTACCGCGAAGAAGAAGAACATCTCTTCAAATTCCAAGAATACACCGCTTTCCAAGACGAAGTAGAAGAACCAAGCAAGGTTCCCTTGCCTGAGTGGCGCAAAATCTTCACCGACGACTATTATACGTTGCTAAACAAGGCTGTAGCGGCAGAAATCACAGGAATCATCCAGTACACTAACCAGCATGAAAAAGCTGCCCTGCTAGCACTAAGAATGAAAAAAACCCCGCTGGAAGCCATCGCTGACACCAACAAAGCCGACGTTGTAAGCAAACTCCTCAAAGAAATTTTTCTAGTAGAAATGCAGCACCTCGAAAAAATCAGCGAACGCATATACCTAGTTGACGGCGAAGCCACAGTAAACCCAGACCCACTTCCAGTAGTCGGCGAAACAGTAAACGACATGTTACTCCTTGACCACGCACTTGAAAGCAAGGCAATCTCACTTTACCGAGAGATTATCGCTGAAGCTCTAAAGCGGGGCGACACGACCACAAGACGCATGTTTGAAGAGATTGTGCAGCAAGAGGAAGGGCACTTCTGGGACTTCGACGACTTCGTAAGATAA